A genome region from Candidatus Obscuribacterales bacterium includes the following:
- a CDS encoding helix-turn-helix domain-containing protein — translation RLRLREADSVARVADILLFLADGQGTVSEQGTEIPNLPHRELSSLSGLARETVTRVLNKLERKELIKRDRDVLCIPDIDALDRMLV, via the coding sequence CGGCTGAGGCTGCGAGAGGCGGATAGCGTCGCGCGGGTAGCCGATATCTTACTATTTTTAGCCGATGGACAAGGGACGGTCAGCGAGCAGGGAACGGAAATTCCCAACCTGCCCCATCGTGAGCTGAGTAGCCTGAGCGGCCTGGCCCGCGAAACGGTCACCCGCGTGCTCAACAAGCTGGAGAGAAAAGAGTTAATCAAGCGCGATCGCGATGTACTCTGCATTCCCGACATTGATGCCCTCGATCGCATGTTGGTGTAG